From a region of the Sander lucioperca isolate FBNREF2018 chromosome 8, SLUC_FBN_1.2, whole genome shotgun sequence genome:
- the gpr183a gene encoding G-protein coupled receptor 183-A, protein MGSTAAPVTLTFSSINNESDKCNTLYAHRAYARVLMPLFYCIVFLVGLLGNCLALHVIRPNLKKINSTTLYSLNLVISDILFTLSLPARIVYYALGFHWPLGEALCKISGLIFYINTYAGVNFMTCLSIDRFIAVVLPLRFGRFRKVSNVRYICVGVWLLVLAQTLPLVGMPMTNTEPDGFITCMEYPNFEKVDHIATILIGAVFLGYIVPLMTILVCYSVLCSKLHFTAKSNHLTDKSGRSRKAIGVICCVSLVFIVCFSPYHIDILQYMIRKLVYSPDCVDLTAFQVSLHITVCLMNFNSCLDPFIYFFACKGYKRKLRKLLKLQVSMSFSSAVRTSPEGSSKDVIDGNKIQLNNYSLVGTTSERNSERRFHQEE, encoded by the coding sequence ATGGGTTCTACCGCTGCACCTGTGACTTTAACCTTCTCATCCATCAACAATGAATCTGACAAGTGTAACACTCTATATGCCCACCGGGCCTATGCCAGGGTCCTCATGCCTCTTTTCTATTGCATCGTGTTCTTGGTGGGGCTGCTCGGAAACTGCCTTGCCCTCCATGTAATCCGTCCCAATCTGAAAAAGATCAACTCCACCACCTTATACTCTCTCAACCTGGTCATCTCTGACATCCTCTTCACCCTCTCTCTGCCTGCGAGGATTGTCTACTATGCTCTGGGCTTCCACTGGCCTCTGGGCGAGGCGCTGTGCAAGATTTCGGGCCTCATTTTTTATATCAACACCTACGCGGGGGTCAATTTCATGACCTGTCTCAGTATAGACCGGTTCATCGCTGTGGTCCTGCCTCTGCGCTTTGGCCGATTCAGGAAGGTCAGTAACGTGCGCTACATTTGTGTTGGTGTGTGGCTGCTGGTCCTGGCACAGACCCTCCCCCTCGTGGGCATGCCTATGACCAACACGGAACCTGACGGCTTCATCACCTGTATGGAATACCCCAACTTTGAGAAGGTCGACCACATTGCCACTATACTAATTGGTGCCGTCTTCCTTGGTTATATCGTGCCTTTGATGACCATCCTTGTGTGTTACTCCGTCTTGTGCTCCAAACTCCACTTCACAGCCAAGAGCAACCATTTGACAGATAAGTCTGGCCGGAGCCGCAAGGCCATTGGTGTGATCTGCTGCGTATCCCTGGTGTTTATTGTCTGTTTCAGCCCCTATCACATTGATATCCTGCAGTACATGATCCGCAAGCTGGTGTACAGCCCTGATTGCGTTGATCTCACGGCCTTTCAGGTGTCACTGCACATCACTGTGTGTCTGATGAACTTCAACTCCTGTTTGGATCCTTTTATCTACTTCTTTGCCTGTAAGGGCTACAAGAGGAAACTTCGGAAGCTGCTGAAGCTACAGGTCAGCATGTCCTTCTCCAGTGCAGTGAGGACGTCACCTGAAGGCTCCTCCAAGGATGTCATAGATGGCAACAAGATCCAACTTAACAATTATAGTTTAGTAGGTACAACCAGTGAGAGAAACTCAGAAAGGAGATTTCACCAGGAAGAGTAA
- the gpr18 gene encoding N-arachidonyl glycine receptor — MKLDLNFSNMSVESGSVKPEQGPVEYRMAGLIFYCFVFVIGVIVNVTALWVFSLTTKKKNSVTIYMINVAVVDLTFILLLPFRMVYHHQDYWPFGDVFCRISAALTIFYPCMALWLFALISADRYMAIVQPKHSKELRNVPKAVVASFGVWLMTMGSTVPLLFSEDDPDRISNFTTCIKMQDIIYMRHDNPVNFVRLIFFFLVPICIMIGCYIVIVDNLIHGRTSKLKPKVKQKSIRIIITLIVQMLVCFVPFHVCLVLRLVGTGEDGGFSTWAVFTTFLMNLSTVLDIILFYIVSKQFQDRVISVILYRNYLRSVRRKSRHTHTGSIRSMSNLTSAII; from the coding sequence ATGAAGCTGGATCTAAACTTCTCCAACATGTCTGTGGAGTCTGGTTCTGTAAAGCCAGAGCAGGGACCGGTGGAGTACCGCATGGCAGGCCTGATTTTCTACTGCTTCGTCTTCGTCATAGGAGTCATAGTCAATGTCACTGCTTTATGGGTGTTTTCTCTCACTACCAAGAAGAAGAATTCTGTCACCATCTACATGATAAACGTGGCGGTGGTGGACCTCACCTTCATCCTGCTGCTTCCCTTCAGAATGGTTTACCACCACCAGGACTATTGGCCCTTTGGAGACGTTTTCTGCCGAATCAGTGCAGCTCTCACCATCTTCTACCCCTGCATGGCTCTGTGGCTGTTTGCTCTGATCAGCGCTGACCGCTACATGGCCATCGTTCAGCCAAAGCACAGCAAGGAGCTGAGGAATGTCCCAAAGGCCGTGGTGGCAAGTTTTGGGGTTTGGCTCATGACCATGGGCAGCACCGTGCCCCTGCTCTTCTCTGAGGATGATCCCGATCGCATCTCCAACTTCACCACCTGCATCAAGATGCAAGACATCATCTACATGCGCCATGACAACCCCGTCAACTTTGTGCGGCTCATTTTCTTCTTCCTGGTTCCCATATGTATAATGATTGGCTGCTATATTGTCATTGTGGATAATCTGATCCACGGCCGCACCTCTAAACTCAAACCTAAAGTTAAGCAAAAGTCCATCCGGATTATCATCACACTGATTGTCCaaatgttggtttgttttgtgccTTTCCATGTATGTTTAGTGCTCCGTTTGGTGGGGACAGGCGAAGATGGAGGGTTTAGCACATGGGCGGTCTTCACCACATTCTTGATGAACCTGAGCACAGTGTTAGATATCATTCTGTTCTACATTGTCTCCAAGCAGTTCCAGGACAGGGTGATCAGCGTGATTCTGTACAGGAACTATCTGCGAAGTGTGAGACGGaagagcaggcacacacacacaggcagcatCCGATCAATGAGCAACCTGACCAGCGCAATTATATGA